Genomic window (Achromobacter sp. B7):
TCGCCTTGCTGATCGGCATCGACGTGGCGGGCGCGCCGTTCCCCTGGAGCGAAGGCGGTGCACAACATTTGTGGTTTGTGCTGATCGCGCTGCAACTGGCGCTATGGCTGGACCGCGCGGTGGACGTGGGCTTGAGCCACGCCCTGCACAACCGGGGCACCGTGACCGCAACCTTGCTGAGTTTTCTGCTGCGGGCGCTGGTGTGGGTGATCGCGCTGCTGGCCATGCTGGACAACCTGGGCGTGAACATCACCGCGCTGGTCGCCAGCCTGGGGATCGGTGGCGTGGCCGTGGCCTTGGCGGTGCAGACCATCTTGAGCGACCTGTTCGCGTCGATCTCCATCGGGTTGGACAAGCCCTTTGAAGCCGGCGACTTCATTGTGTTCGGGCAGGTGGCCGGCAGCATCGAGCACGTGGGGCTGAAAACCACGCGCATTCGCAGCCTGGGCGGCGAGCAGATCGTCTGCTCGAATACCGAGCTGCTCAAACAGACCATCCAAAACTACAAACGGATGCAACAACGGCGCATCGTGTTTTCAGTGCGCATTACGTACAAAACCGACGTGGAAAAAGTGGCCGCCGTGCCGGGCATTATTCGTTCGCAGATCGAGGGCCAGAGCGACACGCGCTTTGACCGCGCGCATCTGGCCCGATTTGGCGAGGGCGCGCTGGAGTTCGAGGCGGTCTATTACGTGCTGACGGCGGATTACAACCACTACATGGACATCCAGCAGGCGATCAACCTGGGGATCATGCGGCAGTTGCAGGCGGCGGGCATCGCGCTGGCATTGCCGGAACAGATCTTGCATATGCCGCGGGATGCGGCGGATGCGGCGCCGGCGGCGGAAGACGCGGCAGGGAATACGGCCGGGAATGCGGCGGGGAATGCGGCGGGATCCTCGCCCGGCAAGGGCGTTGGGTCGGCGGGGGGACGCAACCCGGGGGGGAGTGCGCCGCCCGCGCCGCTACCGGCCTAGCGGCGTAGCGGCGTAGCGGCTTAGCGGCGTAGCGGCTTAGCGGCGTAGCGGCTTAGCGGCGTAGCGGCTTAGCGGCGTAGCGGCTTAGCGGCGTAGCGGCTTAGCGGCGTAGCGGCTTAGCGGCGTAGCGGCTTAGCGGCGTAGCGGCTTAGCGGCCTGGCGGCCGGGCCGGGCGGAAACGCCCGGCATCCCGGCCATTACAGGCCGCGCGTGCTGCGCAGCCATTGCTGGTCGGCGATATTGGCGTCACCCAAGCGGTCGATACCGGGGGTCTGCTGCGGGTCCAGGCCCGGCATCGGATTGGGCAGGGCATCGGGCGGCCAGCGCCCGTCCTTGTCCCGTTCCTGGCCCGGCGCGCGGCGGTCCGGATTCTCGGCCGGGGATTGGTCGGGCTGGCCCTGGTTGGGCTGCGGCGAGGTCGGCTTTTGCTGCAGCGTCGACGGGATGTTCATGGCAGGCTCCTGGCGTTGGTGGGGCAACGGCCCCCATTGATGGGATGACGGAATGTCGGGATAACGCCATGCCGGAGCAACTGCCATGCCCGCAGCGCCGCCGGGAACGCGGTTTGCTTGGGGGGCACTCGCCTGGGGCAATGGCCATGACAAGGCGGCCCCCTTACCGGAGCGCAACGATGAACGCTATCGAACGAGTCGCGACATTCATGCAGGAAAACGACCTGACGCTGGTGACCGCCGAGTCCTGCACGGCGGGGCTGATTGCGGCCACCCTGGCCGACATTCCCGGCGCCGGCCAATTGCTGGACTGTGCCTTCGTCGTGTATTCCGTTGAGGCCAAGCAGCGTTGCCTGGGGGTGCCGCAGGCCACGCTGCGCTCGCACAATCTGACCAGCGAAGCCGTCGCGCGCGACATGGCGCTGGGCGCGGCGCGCAAAAGCCCCGCGAACGTGGCGGTGTCCAATACCGGCGTCACCGACGCCACCGACGACGAAATTCCCAGCGGCACGCAGTGCTACGCCTGGGTCTTCAAGATGGGCAATGCCGACGCCCACCCCGTGGTGTTCACCGCCACCAAGCGTTTCTCGGGCGACCGCAACAGCATACGCAAGGCCAGCGCCGAATATGCCCTGCAAGGGGTGGTAGAACACTATCGGGCGCTGCAAAAAGGCGGGGGCCGGGCCGGGGGCGGGGGCCAGAATGCCTAGTACTGCCGGCCCCCCCAGTGCAAGATGATTTCGTTCAAAGCCGGTTCATAATCTTCAAGCGCTGCAAGGTGGGCAGCGCTACGCTCAGGGTTTCGCGGCGCCGGGGCCGGCTTGTTCCCAAGCCTGCACCGACGCCCGCCCTCCCCGTGGCACCTACCCGGAGTACAAGCCCATGAGCACCATCACCACCCCCGACGGCGTGCAGATTTTCTTCAAGGACTGGGGTCCCAAGACCGCCCAGCCCATCATGTTCCACCATGGCTGGCCCTTGTCCAGCGACGACTGGGACGCGCAGATGCTGTACTTCGTGAACAAGGGGTTTCGCGTCATTGCGCACGACCGCCGTGGCCACGGACGCTCAAGCCAGGTCAGCGACGGCCATGATATGGACCACTACGCCGCCGACGCGTCCGCCGTGGTCGAACACCTGGACCTGCGCAATACGGTGCACATCGGCCATTCGACGGGCGGTGGCGAAGTGGCGCGCTATGTCGCCAAATTCGGCCAGCCGCAAGGCCGCGTCGCCAAGGCCGTGCTGGTCAGCGCCGTGCCTCCGCTGATGCTCAAGACCGAATCCAACCCAGGCGGCCTGCCGATGGAAGTGTTCGACGGCTTCCGCGAAGCGCTTGCCGCCAACCGCGCCCAATTCTACGTAGACGTGGCCTCGGGCCCGTTCTACGGATTTAACCGTTCGGGCGCCAAGGTGTCGCAGGGCGTCATCAACAACTGGTGGCGCCAAGGCATGATCGGCGGCGCGCGTGCCCATTACGAAGGCATCAAGGCGTTTTCCGAGACCGACCAGACCGAAGACCTGAAGGCCATCACCGTGCCCACGCTCGTCATGCACGGCGACGACGACCAGATCGTGCCCATCGACGACGCCTCGCGCCTGTCGGTCAAGCTGCTGAAAAACGGCACGTTGAAGGTGTATCAAGGCTTGCCGCACGGCATGTTGACGACCCACGCCGACATCATCAATCCGGACCTGCTGGCCTTTATCAAGGGCTGATTTACCGCGTGTACCCGGGAAGGGGCGGCGCAAATCGCCCCTTTTCAGAATATTCCGACACACGCATGTGGCAATGGCCTATATACTCGCCTATTGCCGACAGCAGATTGGGCGCCAAACGCGCAAAAACTGCACCGCTTCGACGCTCGAATCAGCCCGGTAATCATCTCTTTCCGGGGTCCGAAGCCTGCTTTAGGGTGGGCTAGCCGCAGTAAGCCGCAACGTCGGCGCGCTGCCCGGGCACGATCCACACCGTACGCTTCGTCGCGGCACCGCTTGAACATTCTCTTCCCAAAGCGCTGTCATCTCCTCCATTGCCTCGCCCGCGCACGCCGAAAGGCCTACGCCTAGCGGGGCCTTTCGTCCAAGAAGAACCGACATGAACGCCGTGCCGCAAGACAAACTCATTACCGCCCTGGACCACGCCCGACTGCTGGGCATGATCACCCGCCCCGCCACCGCCGCGACCCTGTCGCGCGATGCCGTCGATGCCGCGCAGGAATTGCTGGACTCCGCGCCCATCATCGCCATCGAGGAAGTCACGCCCGACATCATCACGATGCGTTCGCGCGTGCGCCTGCTGAACGACAAGGGCGATGAAATGGTTGTCACGCTGTGCTATCCGGCCGATGCCAACCTGGCGCAGGGCCAGGTGTCGGTGATGTCGCCGCTGGGCCTGAGCCTGATCGGCTCGCGCACCGGCCAGCTGGTCACGTGGACGGCGCCGAACCAGACCGAGCATTCGGCCAGCATCGAAGAAATTCTGTACCAGCCCGAAGCGGCTGGCGACACCACGGCCTGATGCAACGCGGGCGGTGTCATACCCCCCGCATTGGCAAGGCGCTGAAGTTTTCAGCGCCTTTTTTTTCGCGGTGATTTTCAGGCCGAATGTTCAGGCCAATATTCAGGCCGAATATTCAGGCCGAATCTTCGGGCCGAATCTTCAGGCCGAATCTTCGGGCCGGGTTTTTGCCCGGATCGCGTGATGGCGCAGGCTACACGTCGAAGAACACCGTTTCGTACGGCCCCTGCATATGGACGTCGAATCGGTAGATAAGCTCGCCACCCCGCTCGTCCTTGCGCGCCAGCAGGCTGTGGCGCCGCGCGGCATACACGGAATTTAAGACCGCGTCCTCTGCATTCGCCTCGGCCTCGTCCTGGAAGTACACGCGCGTGAACACGTGCAGCAACAGCCCTCGCATGGTCACGATCATGTCGATATGCGGCGCCTCGCCGTCTGCCTGCGACGCCGGCTTGACCGTGTGAAACGCGTAGCGGTGGCCCAGGTCGGTGCCCGTGCCGCAACGCCCGAAGCCCCGAAACCCCATGGCCGATGCCTCGTACACATTGCGCGGATACCGGCCCTGCCCGTCCACGTGCGAGATTTCCACCAGTGCGTCCGACACCGGCATGCCATCGCCGTCCAGCACACGGCCTTCCAGGCGCATGCGCGTACCGCGCGCCTCGTCATCCGCCAGCACGGTGTCAAAGGGCTGATCGAAGTCGTAGCCGTACTGCGCCGCCGTCAAGCCGTACGCGAAATACGGGCCGACCGTCTGCGATGGCGTCTGCCCAAAATTGTCTTGCAAGCCTTGCATCAACATGACCCCTCCTTAGCCGTTTTCAAACGGCGTGCAACGCGCCCCGCGCAGCACGATGTCGAACTGATATCCCAACGCAAAACCTTCTTCGGTCAGGCCCACGCTGAAGTCCGCGATCAGCCGGCTGCGCGCCGCTTCCGGCGTACCGTTCAGCATCGGGTCGAAGGCATGCAACGGGTCGCCCGGAAAGTACATTTGCGTGACCAGCCGTGTACCGAAGTGCTGGCCGAAAAGGGATAGATGAATATGCTGCGGGCGCCAGGCGTTGGGATGGTTGCCCCAGGGATAGGCGCCCGGCTTGATCGTCAAGAAGCGGTATCGCCCGTCCGCATCGGTCAGGCAGCGGCCCGCGCCCAGGAAGTTCGGGTCCAGCGGCGCGTCGTGGCGGTCGGCCTTGTGCACATAGCGGCCGGCCGCATTGGCCTGCCAGATTTCGATCAGCGTGTGCGACACCGGCCGCCCAAGATCGTCAACTACCCGGCCGGCCAACACCATGCGTTCGCCGATGGGTTCACCATTGCGGCGCGCATTGCGCGTCAGGTCGTGGTCCAGCTTGCCCACACTGTCGTCGCCAAAGACCGGCCGGCGCATTTCGCCCAACGCCGCGGCCAGGGGCACGAGCGGCAGTGTCGGGCCGCGCAATTGCGTCGAACGATAGTCCTCGTAGAGATAGGCCGGATGGCTGGCCCAGTCGCGCGGCGACAGGCCCGCGGGTGGGCGCGAGCTTGACGCCAATGAGGGTCGCGATGACGGGCGCCGCGGCTGCGGCGGGACAGGAGCGGTTTCGGATGAGGTCATGGGTGTCTCTCGGTCGGAATATCAGATTGGCGCGCCTGGATCAGGCGCACCAGGCCCAGCAACAGGGCGGTGTGTGGCACCGGCACGCCCGCCGCGCGCGCCCGCGCCACCACTTCGCCGTTGATCGTTTCAATTTCGGTAGGCCTGCCCGCCAGCACGTCTTGCAACATCGACGGCTTGTGGCCGCGATGATGCGCAATGGCGTGCGCGACGCTGGCATGGCAGGCCGCCGCGTCGGCGTCGACGCCACTTGCGCGCGCCACGGCGATCACCTCGGACACCACGGTGCGCGCCAGCATCGGGCCGTCAGCCACCTTGCCCAACTGACCCACCGCGCAGCCCGAGACGGCGCACAGGCTGTTAAGCGCGGCGTTGAAGGCCACCTTTTGCCAGATCGCCTTCCAGACGTTGGGGTCGACTTCGCATTGCAAACCGGCGTCATTGAGCACTGTCGCGATGTGCATGACGTCGGTGTCTACGTTGCCGTCGCCTTCACCATCCCCGCCGCTACCGCGCGCCTGCCACATGCGGATCACGCCGCCGCCATGCGATCTGACGTGGCCGGGCCCCGCCAGATCGGCCGGCCACGTTGTCATGCCGACCAGGATGCGCGCCGGGTCCACATGGCGCGAAACCGCTTCCAGGTTGCCCAACCCGTTCTGCAAGGTCAGCACCCGCGCAGGTGCGCGCAGCAGCGGCGCCACGCTGCGTAGCGCGGCGTCGGTATGCAGGCTTTTGGTGAAGAGGATCAACAGGTCCGGCGGCTGCCGGTGGTGCTCGGGCCGCGCCACCGTCATGCCGTGGATGCGCCTGTCGCCCTGGTCGGTCTCCAGCCGCAAACCGCTGCGGCGTATCGCCTCCAGATGGGCATCGTCGATATCCAGCAACGTCACCTGCCGACCGCTCTCGGCCAGCAACCCGCCAAACAGGCAACCCATGGCGCCCGCGCCCAGCATCGCGATATTCATCGTGTGCCCCCCACGACGGCAACGGTGCGCAGCGGCGGCGCCGCGCGCCTGCCGGGGATATGCCGGCGCACCATCAGCAACGCAATCAGCGCAAACACCATGACCGTGCCCAGTAACAGCAGGTAGCCCTGCGCGCCGCCCAGCGTGATGACGGTTGCGCCGACGAAGGCGCTAAGGATGGCGCCAAGACGCCCGAAAGCCAGCGCCCCCGCCGTGCCGGTGGCGCGCACGCCGGTGGCATAGACGTACGCGCACAGCGCATACATGGTGGATTGCACGGCGTTGACGAACAGCCCGTGAACGCCGAACCCAAACACCAGCAAGGAAGAGCTTTGCCGCACGTCGACCATCAGCATCAGGAAGGCGCTGCCCAGCGCGCCCACGCAGCAGATGGCAAGCGGCCAACGCGAGCCCCAGCGCGTCATGGCGACGGCGCACACCAGCGCCCCGATCACGCCTCCGAGGTTGTAGGCGGTCAGCCCGGACGCGGCCACCGCCAGCGGCAAGCCTTCCGAGGTCAGCATCGTGGGCAACCAGCTGAACGCGCTGTACACCGCCGTCAGGCACATGAAGAAGGCCACCCAGATGGCGATGGTGTCGGCGCCGTAGCCCTTCGAGAACAAGGCCCGCACGCCACGCTGCGGCTGGGCGCCCGGCTGTTCAAGCGCCTGCTCGACGGCGTCGGTGTAGTGCACGCCTTGCGGCATGGGCCGGCCCATGCGGCCCAGCAACGCGCCCAACTCGTTCCAGCGCTCGGGTCGGCGCGCCAGGAATCGGGGCGATTCGGGCAACGTGGCCATCAAGGCAAAGCCCAGGGCGATGGGCAGCGATCCGCCGATGAAGAACGAAGCGCGCCACCCATACAAAGGTAGGACATACGCCGAAAACAGGCCCGCCAGCATCCCGCCCAAAGGCACGCAGACGATGGTGGCCGTGACTGCCAGCGTGCGGCGACGCGCGGGCGTGAATTCGGCGGTAACCGTCGTGGAACTGGGCAGCGCGCCACCGATGCCTAGGCCGGCAATGAAGCGCAGCACGGCCACGGTCAGGGCATCGGGCGCCAGCCCGATGGCGCACGTGGCTGTGCCAAACACAAACACGCTGACGATGACGGCCATGCGGCGGCCGTAGCGGTCGGCGAACAGGCCGGCGCACGCGCTGCCGATCCCCATGCCGATCAGGCCGGACGCCACGGCGGGCGCGAAAGCCTCGCGCGTGATGCCCCATTCCTGGATCATCATCGGAATCGCAAAGCCGATCAGTTGGCCATCAAACCCGTCCATGACGATGGACATGGCGGCAAGCATCACCACAAACTTCTGCATGGACGTGAAGGGGCCGTTGTCCAGCAGGTCGCCGACGTCGGCGCTACCGGGGTCGGCGCTACCGGGATCGACGTTACGGCGGTCGGGCGGCGCGGCGCGAACCGCCGCGTTCTGGGCACTACGAGTCATGCTGGTTCTCCTTTGCGGAAATAGCCCGCGTTCAGTCCCAGGGCGGCGCCATGGGCAGCCCCACATAGTTTTCCGCCAGCGTGGTGCACGCGGCGCGTGATTGCGTCAGGTAGTCGAGTTCGGCGTCTTGTAGCTTGCGGTCAAAGGCGTCCGCGTGGGGATAACGGTGCAGCAACGCCGTCATCCATTTTGAAAACCGCTGCGCGCGCCAAACGCGGCGCAAGGCGTCAGCGCTGTAGGTGTCCAGCAGGTCGTCTTTGCCATGCCGATAGAAACGAGTTAGCGCGCGCGACAGCAGGCACACGTCGGACACGGCCAGGTTCAAGCCCTTGGCGCCGGTTGGCGGCACCACATGGGCGGCGTCGCCCGCCAGGAACAGGCGGCCGTGCCGCATGGGCTCGGTCACCCTGCTGCGCATGCCGATGACGGTCTTGTCGAAGATGGGGCCTTCCTTGGGCGCCCAGCCGTCTGGCGTGGCCAGGCGGGCGCGCAGCGTGGCCCAGATGCGGTCATCGGACCAGTCGCAGGGGGCCTCGCGCGGGTCGCATTGCAGGTACATGCGTTGCACCTCGCGCGACCGGGTGCTGACCAGCGCAAAGCCGTCGGCGCCCAAGGCGTAGATCAGCTCGTCGGAAGACGGCGGTGCCTGGCACAAGATGCCCAGCCAGCCGAACGGGTAGCGGTGCTCAAGGGTGTGCAAGGCATGGGGGGCGATGGCGGCGCGGCTGACGCCGTGCGTGCCGTCGCAGCCCACGACAAAATCCGCGCGCAGCGAGACGGGGACGCCGCCGTCATCGCGGAACCGAACCACGGGTCCGGATGACGCCGTGGTGTGTGGGGCGCGGGGCACATCGTTGGCATGGGTGACGTCGTGCAGCGTGACGTCGGTGACGTTGAAGCGCACGTCGCCCCCCGCCGCCAACCGCGCATCGAGCAAGTCGTTGATGACTTCGTGCTGCGCGTAAACCATTACCGCGCGCCCGCCCGTCAGGTCGACAAAGTCGATACGGCGGTCAACGCCGCCAACCCGCAACACCGTGCCTTCGTGCCGAAAGCCTTCGCTGCGCAGCCGCCCGCCCAAGCCGACTTCGGTCAACACGTCGACCGTGCCCTGCTCCAGCACCCCCGCGCGCACGGTGGCGCGGATGGTTTCCTGGCCACGGCATTCCAGCACCACGGAATCGACGCCCTGCAAGTGCAACAACTGCGACAGCATCAGCCCGGCCGGGCCGGCCCCGATGATGGCTACCTGAGTACGCATACATGGTCCTTTGGCAAAGGGAAGGCGGAAAGGAAGGTGGAGTGGGAGGCGAAGTGGAAGGCGAAGTGGAACGCGAAGCCAACGCCGAGAGCAACGCCCGCCCCGCGTCAAAACGCGTAGTCACGTGGCGTGGTTTGCACCGTGAGCCAGCGCAGGTCGGTAAAGGCGTCGATGCCGGCCTTGCCGCCAAAGCGTCCCATGCCGCTTTCCTTCATGCCGCCGAACGGCATCTGGGCCTCGTCGTGGACGGTGGCCCCGTTGACGTGGCAAATGCCGGATTCAATCCGACGCGCCACGGCGATGGCGCGCCCCACGTCGCGCCCGAACACCGCCGACGCCAGCCCGTATTCGTTGTCGTTGGCGCAGGCCACGGCTTCTTCCACGCCGCTGACGCGCACGATGCCCGTGACCGGCCCGAAGGCCTCTTCGCGGTACAGCCGCATGCTGGGCGTCACGTGGTCGATCAGGGTGGCCGGCATCAAGGTGGTGTTGGACTTGCCGCCTGCCACCAAGCGGCCGCCTTGCGCCAGCGCGTCGTCGATCAGGGCATTGCAGAGCTTGACCGCGTTCATGTCGACCACGGCGCCCAGCGCCACGGCGGCTTCGCGCGGATCCCCCAGCGGCAGCCCGGCTGCGCGGTCGGCCAGCTTTTGCACGAAGGCGTCGGCCACCGTGCGGTCGACGATGATGCGTTCGGTGGCCATGCAGGTCTGCCCGGAATTGGCAAAGGCGCCGAACACGGCGGCACGCGCGGCCGCGTCCAGGTCGGCGTCATCGAGCACCACGAAAGGCGCCTTGCCGCCAAGCTCAAGAACGACAGGTTTCAGATGATTTGCGCACGCCGAAGCGATACGCCTGCCTACCTGCGTGGACCCCATGAAGCTGACGCGCCGCACCGACGGGTGCGCCACCATGGCCTCGACGACGGTGGCCGCGTCGGCCGGCGCGTTTGTGATGAAGTTCAGCACGCCTCGCGGAAAGCCCACCGCTTGCAGCGTGTGCATGACCAGCCCATGCGTGGCCGGGCACAAGCCGCTGCCCTTGAGCACAACGGTATTGCCGCAAGCCAGCGGCGTGGCGATGGCGCGCACGGCAAGAATGACCGGCGCGTTCCAGGCCGCGATGCCCAGCACCACGCCCGCCGGCTGGCGCACGGCCAGCGCCAGGTTGCCCGGCACATCGGACGGGATGACCTCGCCGCTGACCTGGGTGGTCAGCGCGGCCGCCTCCAGCAGCACGCTGACGGCAAGTTGGACATTGAACCGTGCCCAGCCGGCCGAGGCGCCGGTTTCAAGTGCCATGATGTCGGCAAACGATTGCGCCCGGGCCTGGATGGCTTCTGCCGCGCGCATGAGTAGTTGGCGCCGTTCACCCGGGCCGGTGGCCGACCAGGACGGAAATGCGGCCGACGCGGCTTGCACGGCGGCCACGGCGTCCTGCACGCTGGCC
Coding sequences:
- the pcaH gene encoding protocatechuate 3,4-dioxygenase subunit beta, producing MTSSETAPVPPQPRRPSSRPSLASSSRPPAGLSPRDWASHPAYLYEDYRSTQLRGPTLPLVPLAAALGEMRRPVFGDDSVGKLDHDLTRNARRNGEPIGERMVLAGRVVDDLGRPVSHTLIEIWQANAAGRYVHKADRHDAPLDPNFLGAGRCLTDADGRYRFLTIKPGAYPWGNHPNAWRPQHIHLSLFGQHFGTRLVTQMYFPGDPLHAFDPMLNGTPEAARSRLIADFSVGLTEEGFALGYQFDIVLRGARCTPFENG
- a CDS encoding mechanosensitive ion channel family protein, with product MLSQWISGTRALADHPIALWLIAAAVAATLYLILIFAFRLVRTRLERRAAQPGHGMAAGAIRVMQRTSWILLAIFALLIGIDVAGAPFPWSEGGAQHLWFVLIALQLALWLDRAVDVGLSHALHNRGTVTATLLSFLLRALVWVIALLAMLDNLGVNITALVASLGIGGVAVALAVQTILSDLFASISIGLDKPFEAGDFIVFGQVAGSIEHVGLKTTRIRSLGGEQIVCSNTELLKQTIQNYKRMQQRRIVFSVRITYKTDVEKVAAVPGIIRSQIEGQSDTRFDRAHLARFGEGALEFEAVYYVLTADYNHYMDIQQAINLGIMRQLQAAGIALALPEQILHMPRDAADAAPAAEDAAGNTAGNAAGNAAGSSPGKGVGSAGGRNPGGSAPPAPLPA
- a CDS encoding MFS transporter; translation: MTRSAQNAAVRAAPPDRRNVDPGSADPGSADVGDLLDNGPFTSMQKFVVMLAAMSIVMDGFDGQLIGFAIPMMIQEWGITREAFAPAVASGLIGMGIGSACAGLFADRYGRRMAVIVSVFVFGTATCAIGLAPDALTVAVLRFIAGLGIGGALPSSTTVTAEFTPARRRTLAVTATIVCVPLGGMLAGLFSAYVLPLYGWRASFFIGGSLPIALGFALMATLPESPRFLARRPERWNELGALLGRMGRPMPQGVHYTDAVEQALEQPGAQPQRGVRALFSKGYGADTIAIWVAFFMCLTAVYSAFSWLPTMLTSEGLPLAVAASGLTAYNLGGVIGALVCAVAMTRWGSRWPLAICCVGALGSAFLMLMVDVRQSSSLLVFGFGVHGLFVNAVQSTMYALCAYVYATGVRATGTAGALAFGRLGAILSAFVGATVITLGGAQGYLLLLGTVMVFALIALLMVRRHIPGRRAAPPLRTVAVVGGTR
- a CDS encoding alpha/beta fold hydrolase, producing the protein MSTITTPDGVQIFFKDWGPKTAQPIMFHHGWPLSSDDWDAQMLYFVNKGFRVIAHDRRGHGRSSQVSDGHDMDHYAADASAVVEHLDLRNTVHIGHSTGGGEVARYVAKFGQPQGRVAKAVLVSAVPPLMLKTESNPGGLPMEVFDGFREALAANRAQFYVDVASGPFYGFNRSGAKVSQGVINNWWRQGMIGGARAHYEGIKAFSETDQTEDLKAITVPTLVMHGDDDQIVPIDDASRLSVKLLKNGTLKVYQGLPHGMLTTHADIINPDLLAFIKG
- a CDS encoding CinA family protein, with protein sequence MNAIERVATFMQENDLTLVTAESCTAGLIAATLADIPGAGQLLDCAFVVYSVEAKQRCLGVPQATLRSHNLTSEAVARDMALGAARKSPANVAVSNTGVTDATDDEIPSGTQCYAWVFKMGNADAHPVVFTATKRFSGDRNSIRKASAEYALQGVVEHYRALQKGGGRAGGGGQNA
- a CDS encoding aldehyde dehydrogenase family protein translates to MQVSPVQVPVQVSPAQVSLLINGDATGARDGLTFKRHSPLDGSIASLAPAASVQDAVAAVQAASAAFPSWSATGPGERRQLLMRAAEAIQARAQSFADIMALETGASAGWARFNVQLAVSVLLEAAALTTQVSGEVIPSDVPGNLALAVRQPAGVVLGIAAWNAPVILAVRAIATPLACGNTVVLKGSGLCPATHGLVMHTLQAVGFPRGVLNFITNAPADAATVVEAMVAHPSVRRVSFMGSTQVGRRIASACANHLKPVVLELGGKAPFVVLDDADLDAAARAAVFGAFANSGQTCMATERIIVDRTVADAFVQKLADRAAGLPLGDPREAAVALGAVVDMNAVKLCNALIDDALAQGGRLVAGGKSNTTLMPATLIDHVTPSMRLYREEAFGPVTGIVRVSGVEEAVACANDNEYGLASAVFGRDVGRAIAVARRIESGICHVNGATVHDEAQMPFGGMKESGMGRFGGKAGIDAFTDLRWLTVQTTPRDYAF
- the pcaG gene encoding protocatechuate 3,4-dioxygenase subunit alpha, with amino-acid sequence MLMQGLQDNFGQTPSQTVGPYFAYGLTAAQYGYDFDQPFDTVLADDEARGTRMRLEGRVLDGDGMPVSDALVEISHVDGQGRYPRNVYEASAMGFRGFGRCGTGTDLGHRYAFHTVKPASQADGEAPHIDMIVTMRGLLLHVFTRVYFQDEAEANAEDAVLNSVYAARRHSLLARKDERGGELIYRFDVHMQGPYETVFFDV
- a CDS encoding ketopantoate reductase family protein; translation: MNIAMLGAGAMGCLFGGLLAESGRQVTLLDIDDAHLEAIRRSGLRLETDQGDRRIHGMTVARPEHHRQPPDLLILFTKSLHTDAALRSVAPLLRAPARVLTLQNGLGNLEAVSRHVDPARILVGMTTWPADLAGPGHVRSHGGGVIRMWQARGSGGDGEGDGNVDTDVMHIATVLNDAGLQCEVDPNVWKAIWQKVAFNAALNSLCAVSGCAVGQLGKVADGPMLARTVVSEVIAVARASGVDADAAACHASVAHAIAHHRGHKPSMLQDVLAGRPTEIETINGEVVARARAAGVPVPHTALLLGLVRLIQARQSDIPTERHP
- a CDS encoding 4-hydroxybenzoate 3-monooxygenase translates to MRTQVAIIGAGPAGLMLSQLLHLQGVDSVVLECRGQETIRATVRAGVLEQGTVDVLTEVGLGGRLRSEGFRHEGTVLRVGGVDRRIDFVDLTGGRAVMVYAQHEVINDLLDARLAAGGDVRFNVTDVTLHDVTHANDVPRAPHTTASSGPVVRFRDDGGVPVSLRADFVVGCDGTHGVSRAAIAPHALHTLEHRYPFGWLGILCQAPPSSDELIYALGADGFALVSTRSREVQRMYLQCDPREAPCDWSDDRIWATLRARLATPDGWAPKEGPIFDKTVIGMRSRVTEPMRHGRLFLAGDAAHVVPPTGAKGLNLAVSDVCLLSRALTRFYRHGKDDLLDTYSADALRRVWRAQRFSKWMTALLHRYPHADAFDRKLQDAELDYLTQSRAACTTLAENYVGLPMAPPWD
- a CDS encoding GreA/GreB family elongation factor; this encodes MNAVPQDKLITALDHARLLGMITRPATAATLSRDAVDAAQELLDSAPIIAIEEVTPDIITMRSRVRLLNDKGDEMVVTLCYPADANLAQGQVSVMSPLGLSLIGSRTGQLVTWTAPNQTEHSASIEEILYQPEAAGDTTA